The Pseudomonadota bacterium genome has a segment encoding these proteins:
- a CDS encoding pyridoxal phosphate-dependent aminotransferase, producing the protein MIVSNKMRRLIRNQEGWTRKMFEEGMQMKKALGEDKVYDFSLGNPDVEPPQALKSALIDILTQTTPGMHKYMENSGYQIVREGIAEYLKMHYGLPFTGKHVFMSVGCAGGINILFKSMLNKGDEIIVPNPFFWEFKNYIENFGGIMRLVDTKEDFQLDIEKIEAAINDKTKAILINSPNNPTGAVYSEESLKELAGLLYRKREEGKEIYIVADEAYKKIVYDDIMLPNIFKIYDFAISITSHSKDLALPGERIGYIAISPNIKEIDLLISGLIISIRALGFVNAPALFQRAAGMFQESSVDVMEYKKKRDIIYNTLIESGFECVKPGGAFYLFPKSPIKDELAFVKRVQKEERILVVPGRGFGRSGYFRIAYCVTMEKIMNALDGFRRIGKRYS; encoded by the coding sequence ATGATAGTTTCAAACAAGATGAGAAGGCTTATCCGGAACCAGGAGGGATGGACAAGGAAGATGTTTGAAGAAGGTATGCAGATGAAAAAGGCTCTGGGCGAAGATAAAGTTTATGACTTTTCTCTCGGGAACCCTGATGTGGAACCCCCTCAGGCATTAAAGTCTGCCCTGATAGACATACTTACACAAACAACGCCCGGTATGCACAAATACATGGAGAACAGCGGTTACCAAATCGTAAGGGAGGGGATTGCCGAGTACCTGAAGATGCATTATGGGTTACCGTTTACAGGCAAGCACGTTTTCATGTCTGTTGGGTGTGCAGGCGGTATTAACATACTTTTTAAAAGCATGTTAAACAAGGGCGATGAAATTATCGTGCCAAACCCCTTCTTCTGGGAGTTTAAAAACTATATTGAAAACTTCGGCGGCATAATGAGGCTTGTTGATACAAAAGAGGATTTTCAGCTCGATATAGAAAAAATCGAAGCCGCAATAAACGATAAAACAAAGGCTATTCTTATAAACAGCCCGAACAATCCGACAGGGGCCGTATACAGTGAAGAAAGCCTAAAGGAACTGGCAGGATTACTATACAGGAAAAGAGAGGAGGGTAAAGAGATATATATTGTGGCGGACGAAGCATATAAAAAGATTGTCTATGACGACATTATGCTGCCGAACATCTTTAAGATTTATGACTTTGCTATAAGTATTACCTCCCATTCAAAAGACCTTGCCCTACCCGGCGAGAGAATTGGATACATCGCTATATCGCCCAATATAAAGGAGATTGATCTTCTTATCTCAGGGCTCATCATATCCATAAGGGCTCTGGGATTTGTGAATGCCCCTGCTCTTTTTCAACGCGCCGCAGGCATGTTTCAGGAAAGCTCTGTAGATGTCATGGAATACAAAAAAAAGAGGGATATTATTTACAATACACTTATTGAATCAGGCTTTGAATGCGTTAAACCCGGCGGCGCGTTTTACCTGTTTCCGAAATCTCCCATTAAGGACGAGCTTGCATTTGTCAAGAGAGTGCAGAAGGAGGAGAGGATTCTTGTTGTGCCGGGAAGAGGGTTTGGCAGAAGCGGCTATTTCAGAATTGCATACTGTGTGACTATGGAGAAAATAATGAATGCCCTCGATGGTTTCAGAAGAATAGGCAAGCGATATTCGTAA
- a CDS encoding MBL fold metallo-hydrolase produces the protein MKIKFYGHSAFMITTDTGIRIITDPYQSGAFGGALSYGEITDEANIVLASHDHEDHNYTKDIKGKFTHITKAGTHNVNGLKIKAIPSHHDTSKGKDRGNNLIFVVYADELTIVHAGDLGHTLEKEALEEIGKVDILLIPVGGFYTIDAQEATKVMDDLKPAITIPMHFKTDKCNFPISDVTEFIGDKKGVKRAKASEIEIKKESLPKEHEIIVLEPAL, from the coding sequence ATGAAGATTAAATTTTATGGACACTCGGCATTTATGATAACAACTGATACGGGCATAAGAATTATTACCGACCCTTACCAATCAGGCGCCTTCGGCGGGGCGCTGTCATACGGTGAAATTACCGACGAAGCCAATATCGTACTTGCAAGCCATGACCATGAGGACCATAATTATACAAAAGATATTAAGGGAAAATTTACGCACATAACAAAAGCCGGTACTCATAATGTTAACGGTCTGAAAATAAAGGCAATTCCAAGTCATCACGACACATCAAAAGGCAAGGACAGGGGTAACAACCTCATATTTGTTGTATATGCCGATGAACTCACAATAGTGCATGCCGGTGATTTGGGCCATACCCTGGAGAAGGAAGCTCTCGAGGAAATCGGAAAAGTCGATATCCTGCTAATTCCTGTCGGGGGTTTTTACACCATTGACGCACAGGAGGCTACGAAAGTTATGGATGATCTGAAGCCTGCCATCACCATACCGATGCACTTTAAAACTGATAAATGCAATTTTCCCATCTCGGATGTCACGGAATTTATCGGGGACAAAAAAGGCGTTAAGAGGGCAAAAGCTTCTGAAATTGAGATCAAAAAAGAGTCGCTGCCAAAAGAACATGAAATAATAGTTCTGGAACCTGCATTATAG
- a CDS encoding redox-sensing transcriptional repressor Rex: MAKYPKIPGATVRRLSNYLKCLEDLETKNEKVASSALLATICNVNAAQVRKDFAYFGEFGIRGMGYNIKELEHHIKEILGVNREWRIAVIGIGNIGSALLVYKDFLKQNYRIAAAFDIDPVKVIGQISEKVGKPVEILHMEMLKEVIESRKIEIGIITTPPQEAQKVADLLVDANIKGILNFSPAPVRAEDPVKVRNVFFTAALDNLVYYLTN, encoded by the coding sequence ATGGCTAAATACCCTAAGATTCCAGGGGCTACGGTAAGACGATTATCAAACTATTTAAAATGTCTTGAAGACCTTGAAACGAAAAATGAAAAAGTAGCATCGAGTGCGCTTCTTGCGACAATATGCAATGTTAATGCGGCTCAGGTGAGAAAAGATTTTGCATATTTCGGCGAATTCGGTATCAGAGGTATGGGCTACAACATAAAAGAGCTCGAGCATCATATAAAAGAAATACTTGGTGTGAACAGGGAGTGGAGGATTGCCGTTATTGGTATTGGAAACATTGGAAGTGCCCTCCTTGTATATAAAGACTTTTTAAAACAAAATTATAGGATAGCAGCTGCCTTTGATATAGACCCTGTCAAAGTTATCGGGCAGATATCGGAAAAGGTAGGAAAGCCTGTCGAGATTCTTCATATGGAAATGTTAAAAGAAGTGATAGAATCAAGAAAGATTGAAATAGGCATCATAACAACGCCCCCGCAGGAGGCTCAGAAAGTTGCAGACCTCCTAGTTGATGCAAACATAAAGGGGATTTTAAATTTTTCACCTGCGCCGGTTAGAGCCGAAGACCCTGTTAAAGTAAGAAACGTTTTCTTTACAGCTGCTCTTGACAATCTTGTATACTACCTAACAAACTAA
- the hpt gene encoding hypoxanthine phosphoribosyltransferase yields the protein MLKPLFTKEEIDNAVRGLALSIERDFDDEEIYFVCLLKGSFMFMSDLIRYIKNPSKIDFMRVSSYGNAMESKGEIIVTKDIEEDIQDKNVIIVEDIIDSGLTLRSIKKMLLERNPKSLKICALLDKRARRQVEMEGDYVGLTIEDGFVVGYGIDYAEQYRNLPEICVVEKDCVE from the coding sequence ATGCTTAAACCTTTATTTACAAAAGAAGAAATTGACAATGCTGTGAGAGGCCTTGCTTTATCTATCGAAAGAGACTTTGACGACGAGGAAATTTATTTTGTTTGCCTTCTGAAAGGCTCTTTTATGTTTATGTCAGACCTCATACGATATATTAAAAACCCGTCAAAAATTGATTTTATGAGGGTTTCGTCCTATGGAAACGCTATGGAATCCAAAGGGGAAATCATTGTCACAAAAGACATTGAAGAAGACATACAAGATAAGAACGTGATAATCGTCGAAGACATTATTGATTCAGGGCTCACGCTGAGGAGTATAAAAAAGATGCTCCTTGAAAGAAATCCAAAATCCTTGAAGATTTGCGCGCTTCTTGATAAAAGGGCAAGGCGGCAAGTGGAAATGGAAGGCGATTATGTGGGGCTTACTATAGAAGACGGTTTTGTTGTGGGCTACGGGATTGATTACGCAGAGCAATATAGAAATCTCCCGGAAATATGCGTGGTTGAAAAAGACTGCGTGGAATGA
- the chrA gene encoding chromate efflux transporter, with protein sequence MQNPSYSKLFFAFLKLGAGAFGGPALVEYIRKLSVEHNAWLDNEAFKDGVALCQSIPGATAMQMATYVGLKTNGISGAVLSCSGFVLPAFLLMLAFSALYTHFHDLPHIISIFAGLNIIIVAIMLNATYSFGKTSLKDYKDAGLAFVSAGLLWVGISPFLVVSGAALLGILVFKGEGVVVSSAGRGTALFHMKHILFFSIALVSGFVFLYFFSIKLLQLSAVMFKVNLFAFGGGYSALPLMLHEVVNVRGWMNNKTFMDAIALGQVTPGPIIITSTFVGYLVDGLSGAIVSTLSSFASSFFVLIISVPFFEKLRISRYFYSVTRGVLVTFVGLLLYVSVNFFLAIQWDIIKIIFAFLTLLALYKKINILYVVLSGIPISILLFSKP encoded by the coding sequence GTGCAAAACCCTTCTTACTCAAAACTATTTTTTGCATTTCTGAAACTCGGTGCAGGCGCTTTCGGCGGACCGGCCCTGGTCGAATACATACGCAAGCTGTCAGTGGAACACAATGCGTGGCTTGATAATGAGGCCTTCAAAGATGGTGTTGCTCTGTGCCAGTCCATTCCTGGCGCAACGGCCATGCAAATGGCTACATATGTCGGCCTGAAAACCAACGGCATTTCAGGGGCAGTTCTTTCATGTTCAGGTTTTGTGCTGCCCGCTTTTTTATTGATGCTGGCATTTTCAGCACTATACACACATTTTCACGACTTGCCCCACATTATCTCAATATTTGCTGGACTTAATATCATCATTGTTGCCATAATGCTGAACGCAACATATTCTTTCGGAAAAACATCGTTGAAAGATTATAAAGATGCCGGATTAGCATTTGTTTCTGCGGGATTGCTATGGGTCGGCATTAGCCCTTTTCTGGTTGTGTCAGGAGCGGCTTTGCTGGGCATTTTAGTGTTTAAGGGTGAAGGCGTTGTTGTAAGCAGTGCAGGAAGAGGAACTGCTTTGTTTCACATGAAACATATTCTCTTTTTTTCTATTGCCCTTGTTTCAGGCTTTGTTTTTCTATATTTTTTCAGCATTAAGTTGTTACAGCTTTCCGCCGTAATGTTCAAAGTGAATCTTTTTGCCTTTGGCGGCGGATACAGCGCCTTGCCTCTTATGCTCCATGAGGTTGTTAATGTCAGGGGATGGATGAACAATAAAACCTTTATGGACGCGATAGCACTCGGACAGGTTACTCCAGGGCCGATCATTATCACCTCAACTTTTGTGGGCTATCTGGTTGACGGACTGTCCGGCGCCATAGTCAGCACACTCTCAAGCTTTGCATCGTCGTTTTTTGTATTAATAATCTCTGTCCCCTTTTTCGAAAAGTTAAGGATTTCCAGATATTTTTACAGTGTAACAAGGGGTGTGCTTGTAACATTTGTCGGACTCCTTTTATACGTTTCTGTCAATTTTTTCCTTGCAATCCAATGGGATATTATTAAAATAATCTTTGCGTTCCTTACATTGCTTGCTTTGTACAAGAAAATCAATATTCTTTATGTCGTGCTTTCAGGAATACCCATATCAATATTACTATTCAGTAAGCCATAG
- a CDS encoding pyridoxal phosphate-dependent aminotransferase, whose product MVISNKISELMKSSSWIRAMFEEGEKLKKQYGQDQIFDFTLGNPITEPPDELKRELIKIVSSDIKGKHRYMTNSGYEDVREEIAAFYRERSGLDFTKNNIIMTVGSAGGINVALKSLLDPGDEVIVPCPFFVEFMFYVGNHGGVMKLVDTKDNFHLDIEKIKEAITDRTKVIIINSPHNPTGVVYNKKELKELASVLNERKRKGQRIFVISDEAYRKIIYDNIQFPDLFLLYEDTITITSHSKDLALPGERIGYITISPLMKNASKLIDAAIFANRILGFINAPAIMQRLVAKFQRKSVDIADYQRKRDVIYNILVDAGFEVVKPEGAFYIFPKSPIKDDIKFVSNLQKHRVLAVPGVGFGKQGYFRIAYCVEMDIIERSRPFFKEVLAKAR is encoded by the coding sequence ATGGTCATTTCAAATAAGATTTCAGAATTAATGAAGAGCTCTTCCTGGATTCGGGCCATGTTTGAAGAAGGGGAGAAGCTGAAAAAACAATACGGTCAGGACCAAATATTTGATTTTACCCTGGGCAATCCAATTACAGAGCCTCCGGATGAGTTAAAAAGGGAACTTATAAAGATAGTTTCATCTGATATAAAAGGCAAGCACAGGTATATGACAAACAGCGGCTATGAAGACGTGAGGGAAGAAATTGCGGCATTTTATCGGGAGCGTTCAGGGCTTGATTTTACAAAAAACAACATTATAATGACGGTAGGATCGGCAGGGGGCATCAACGTTGCATTGAAGTCGCTTCTTGACCCGGGAGATGAAGTAATTGTGCCGTGCCCGTTTTTTGTGGAGTTCATGTTCTATGTAGGGAACCACGGTGGTGTAATGAAGCTCGTAGACACAAAGGATAATTTTCACCTCGATATAGAAAAGATTAAAGAGGCGATTACCGATAGAACAAAGGTAATTATTATAAATTCTCCTCATAACCCTACGGGCGTTGTGTATAACAAAAAAGAGCTTAAAGAGCTGGCATCTGTACTCAATGAAAGAAAAAGGAAGGGGCAGAGAATATTTGTTATCTCCGATGAGGCATACAGGAAGATCATCTATGACAATATTCAGTTTCCGGATTTATTCCTCCTTTATGAGGATACCATTACAATTACGTCTCATTCAAAGGATCTCGCTTTGCCTGGTGAAAGAATAGGGTATATTACTATATCTCCCCTTATGAAGAATGCAAGCAAGCTCATCGATGCTGCCATATTTGCAAATAGAATCCTCGGGTTCATCAATGCCCCCGCAATCATGCAGAGGCTTGTCGCTAAGTTTCAGAGGAAGAGTGTAGATATAGCAGATTATCAGAGAAAGAGGGATGTCATATACAATATACTTGTAGACGCAGGTTTTGAAGTTGTAAAGCCTGAAGGTGCCTTTTATATTTTCCCGAAGTCACCGATAAAGGATGATATTAAATTTGTAAGCAACCTTCAAAAACATCGTGTACTTGCAGTTCCAGGGGTCGGCTTTGGCAAGCAGGGCTATTTCAGGATCGCATATTGTGTTGAAATGGATATTATTGAGCGTTCAAGACCATTTTTTAAAGAGGTACTGGCCAAAGCCAGATAG
- a CDS encoding NAD(P)H-dependent oxidoreductase, translated as MQVLVMYHSRSGNTKRMAEEIAKGVNEAEGLICLVKPVTEVTKEDFLSSDGIIAGSPVYFGSMAAELKAVFDKLVVVRKQMGDKVGAAFATSGDLSGGKETTMISIIQAFLIYGMIVVGDPLDATGHYGVACTGAPDEKTVLNARKLGKRVALLVKKLKG; from the coding sequence ATGCAGGTATTGGTTATGTATCATTCGAGGTCCGGCAACACTAAAAGAATGGCCGAGGAAATTGCAAAGGGAGTCAATGAGGCAGAGGGCTTAATCTGCTTGGTAAAACCGGTAACAGAAGTCACAAAAGAAGATTTTTTGTCTTCGGATGGCATTATTGCAGGCTCTCCTGTTTATTTCGGTTCAATGGCAGCCGAATTGAAAGCGGTTTTTGATAAGCTTGTTGTTGTTCGCAAACAGATGGGCGACAAGGTGGGCGCTGCCTTTGCAACTTCCGGCGATCTTTCCGGCGGAAAAGAAACCACTATGATCTCCATTATCCAGGCATTTCTCATATACGGAATGATTGTAGTTGGCGACCCCTTAGATGCAACAGGTCATTACGGTGTTGCATGCACAGGCGCACCGGATGAAAAAACAGTCCTTAACGCAAGGAAACTCGGAAAAAGGGTTGCATTGCTGGTTAAAAAATTAAAAGGTTGA
- a CDS encoding response regulator — translation MNAIRILVVDDEDNIRFLFKEELEEEGYQIEIASNGFEAIEKVKGARFDLIVMDIKMPGMDGIQALNEIKNLNKDQLVILCSAYGEFKQDFSSWVSDAYVVKSADMSEMKLTIKRLLGIN, via the coding sequence ATGAATGCGATAAGAATATTGGTTGTGGATGACGAAGATAATATACGGTTTCTTTTTAAGGAAGAGCTCGAGGAAGAGGGATACCAGATAGAGATCGCTTCAAACGGGTTCGAAGCGATTGAAAAAGTGAAAGGTGCAAGGTTTGATTTAATTGTGATGGATATAAAAATGCCCGGAATGGATGGAATACAAGCATTGAACGAAATTAAAAACCTGAACAAGGATCAGCTTGTAATTTTATGCTCAGCTTACGGAGAGTTTAAACAGGATTTTTCAAGCTGGGTTTCAGATGCGTATGTGGTGAAATCTGCAGACATGAGCGAGATGAAACTAACGATAAAAAGGCTTCTGGGCATTAATTAA
- a CDS encoding isochorismatase family protein: MTAEQHDRQGLIAREDCVLVIIDVQEKLVPAISDKENVVENVLRLVRFANIMRLPIVVTEQEKLGNTIPEANKELEYAHRIKKVHFNCFFCGDFSDWINKLGKSTLILAGLEAHICVAQTAIFALPRFNVHIMSDAVSSRARGNHIVSMERMRQCGAVISSTEMFIYELLQKAGTNEFRSVLPLVK; this comes from the coding sequence ATGACAGCAGAACAGCATGACAGGCAAGGCTTGATTGCAAGAGAGGATTGTGTCCTTGTGATTATCGATGTCCAGGAGAAATTAGTGCCGGCAATATCGGACAAAGAAAACGTTGTTGAGAATGTGCTTCGGCTTGTCAGATTCGCAAATATAATGAGGCTGCCCATAGTGGTAACTGAGCAGGAAAAGCTTGGCAATACAATTCCTGAAGCAAATAAAGAACTGGAATATGCTCATCGGATAAAAAAAGTTCATTTCAATTGTTTTTTCTGTGGTGACTTTTCTGACTGGATTAACAAGCTTGGAAAAAGCACCCTTATTCTTGCGGGGCTTGAGGCTCACATCTGTGTGGCCCAGACTGCAATCTTTGCACTGCCCCGCTTCAATGTGCACATTATGAGCGACGCTGTTTCTTCCAGGGCAAGGGGAAACCATATCGTTTCCATGGAAAGGATGCGCCAGTGCGGCGCTGTAATATCATCCACCGAGATGTTCATTTATGAGTTATTACAAAAGGCAGGAACCAATGAGTTTAGGTCTGTCCTCCCGCTTGTAAAGTAG
- the bioD gene encoding dethiobiotin synthase has product MKTLFITGTDTGVGKTTIAASMSAFLSLRENLNVGVMKPFETGISKRNKDLLPWDAICLREASGSTDDLDDINPYMFEAPLAPEVAANLEHIQIDIDIVDRIYKKITKKHDIVVIEGAGGVLVPIKKDFFYADLIEKWDVPTIIISRIGLGTINHTLLTCSYLQSRGIKIIGVILNNDSGVNDLAAQTNPEALRWHIKVPILGVFPHLKGLLKEGMDRELLADTFAKHIDTGTILTALKK; this is encoded by the coding sequence ATGAAAACGCTCTTTATAACCGGCACAGATACAGGAGTTGGTAAAACCACAATAGCAGCAAGTATGTCCGCCTTCTTATCGCTTCGGGAAAATTTAAACGTAGGCGTAATGAAGCCCTTTGAAACCGGGATTTCAAAGAGAAATAAAGATCTGCTTCCCTGGGACGCAATCTGCTTGAGAGAGGCATCTGGCAGTACAGACGACCTTGACGATATAAATCCCTATATGTTTGAAGCTCCCCTTGCGCCGGAGGTTGCAGCAAACCTTGAGCATATTCAAATAGATATCGATATTGTTGACAGGATATACAAAAAGATTACAAAAAAACACGATATTGTTGTAATAGAAGGAGCCGGAGGCGTACTCGTACCGATCAAAAAAGATTTTTTTTATGCTGATCTCATAGAAAAGTGGGATGTGCCCACCATCATAATATCAAGAATTGGCTTGGGCACTATAAACCATACATTACTTACCTGCAGCTACCTGCAGTCGAGAGGTATAAAAATTATCGGTGTGATTTTAAACAACGACAGCGGGGTAAATGACCTTGCAGCACAAACTAATCCTGAAGCATTAAGATGGCACATAAAAGTGCCCATACTCGGTGTTTTTCCTCATTTAAAGGGCTTACTAAAAGAAGGTATGGACAGAGAGCTGCTCGCAGATACATTTGCCAAACACATAGATACCGGAACGATCTTGACCGCATTAAAAAAATAG
- a CDS encoding PAS domain S-box protein — translation MKDPSMTKPELIKEISVLKKRIHELEQTETELKRVEEALHESETKYRSLFENAVEGIFRATMEGRLLSANPALAKLLGYNSPQEFMEQITDIGGQYYANPADRETFKNTLEAEGIIKGFETQLLNKDGKPVWASLNARAIRNDEGALIYQEGTVEGITDRKLAEEALWESEGKYRILFESINDAVFLHDLDEEGLPGRFLQVNDVACRRLGYTREELLSLAPRDITLPEEYERIADKRISLTSQVDILVDTIHVTKDGLRIPVESNIRKFQYLGRQAALSISRDITDRKRMEEELLRAHKLESLGVLAGGIAHDFNNLMAIAWGYIDLALINLPADHVSRKRLLTAMQSIEQTKDLTSKLITFSRGGGPHMKIFDVTEIIRDAVHRTAKGTKVSVKFDFMDNLRPVEVDKLQMKQCFYNLTTNAVEAMPQGGNLTVQVENVEIPDGEDLALKGGPYLKMTFTDEGIGIPYEHLSKIFDPYFTTKEMDAQKGLGLGLAVCYSVLKKHGGHITVKSQPGKGTSFALYLPEPMDPAKEKEFKKTLSTDTFRVLIMDDEPQIRAIERAYLERLGYDVTDVKDGQEALDTYRKALHSGAPFDLVLLDLTVRQGLGGQFAMEWMLKIDPSIKAIIASGYVDDPVIVNYADYGFQGALKKPFKRKEVKNLVEKILHGN, via the coding sequence ATGAAAGATCCATCCATGACAAAGCCGGAACTGATCAAAGAGATATCTGTATTAAAAAAGAGAATCCACGAACTGGAACAAACGGAAACCGAACTTAAGCGAGTTGAGGAAGCGTTGCATGAGAGCGAAACCAAATACCGTTCCCTCTTTGAAAACGCTGTAGAAGGTATCTTTCGGGCCACAATGGAAGGAAGATTGCTCTCCGCTAATCCTGCCCTGGCAAAGCTCTTAGGTTATAATTCCCCGCAGGAATTCATGGAGCAAATCACTGATATCGGCGGACAATATTATGCAAATCCGGCAGATCGCGAAACGTTCAAAAACACCCTTGAAGCGGAAGGGATAATCAAGGGGTTTGAGACACAACTCCTCAATAAAGACGGAAAACCTGTGTGGGCATCCCTAAATGCCCGTGCAATTAGAAACGATGAAGGTGCGTTAATTTACCAAGAAGGGACAGTTGAGGGCATCACTGACCGCAAGCTGGCGGAGGAGGCGCTATGGGAGAGCGAGGGGAAATACCGCATTCTTTTCGAGAGCATCAACGACGCCGTTTTCTTGCACGATTTGGACGAGGAAGGTCTGCCCGGGCGTTTTCTCCAGGTCAACGATGTGGCCTGTCGCCGTCTGGGTTATACGAGGGAGGAGCTGCTGTCCCTCGCGCCACGGGACATCACGTTGCCGGAAGAATATGAACGGATTGCCGACAAACGAATTAGCCTTACTTCACAGGTAGACATTCTCGTTGATACGATTCATGTGACGAAGGATGGACTTAGAATCCCCGTGGAGAGCAACATCCGCAAGTTCCAGTATCTTGGCAGACAGGCTGCTCTCTCCATTTCGCGCGACATCACCGACCGTAAGCGGATGGAGGAGGAACTGCTCCGGGCTCACAAACTGGAGTCCCTGGGTGTTTTGGCCGGTGGGATTGCCCATGACTTCAACAATCTGATGGCTATAGCGTGGGGGTATATTGATCTGGCCCTCATAAACCTGCCCGCTGATCATGTTTCTCGCAAACGGCTGTTGACTGCTATGCAAAGTATTGAGCAGACAAAGGATCTGACCAGCAAGCTGATCACGTTTTCCCGGGGCGGGGGTCCCCACATGAAAATCTTTGATGTTACTGAGATCATCAGGGATGCTGTCCACAGGACAGCAAAGGGAACAAAAGTCAGTGTGAAGTTCGACTTTATGGATAATCTCAGACCTGTTGAGGTAGACAAACTACAGATGAAGCAGTGTTTTTACAATTTGACGACGAACGCTGTGGAGGCCATGCCCCAGGGAGGGAATCTTACGGTGCAGGTTGAGAATGTTGAGATACCTGACGGAGAAGATCTTGCCCTCAAAGGGGGACCGTATCTCAAAATGACCTTTACCGATGAGGGCATAGGCATCCCCTATGAGCATCTGTCGAAGATATTTGATCCCTATTTCACTACCAAGGAGATGGATGCCCAGAAGGGACTTGGACTTGGGCTGGCGGTCTGTTATTCTGTTTTGAAGAAACACGGCGGCCATATCACAGTGAAATCTCAACCGGGAAAAGGCACTTCTTTTGCCCTTTATCTTCCGGAACCGATGGATCCGGCCAAGGAAAAAGAGTTTAAGAAGACATTATCGACCGATACGTTCCGGGTCCTTATCATGGACGATGAGCCTCAGATTCGTGCGATCGAGCGGGCCTATCTGGAGCGACTGGGTTATGATGTAACGGATGTGAAGGATGGACAGGAGGCGCTTGATACTTACAGAAAAGCTCTCCATTCCGGGGCGCCCTTTGATCTGGTGCTTCTGGATCTGACGGTTCGCCAGGGATTGGGGGGTCAGTTTGCCATGGAGTGGATGTTAAAGATCGACCCATCTATCAAGGCCATAATTGCTTCCGGCTATGTGGATGATCCTGTCATTGTGAACTATGCCGATTACGGCTTTCAGGGGGCCCTGAAAAAGCCTTTCAAGAGAAAAGAAGTGAAGAATTTAGTGGAAAAAATACTTCATGGTAATTGA